From the genome of Malus sylvestris chromosome 6, drMalSylv7.2, whole genome shotgun sequence, one region includes:
- the LOC126626043 gene encoding oxysterol-binding protein-related protein 2A-like isoform X8 has protein sequence MRVKEMHPLCCITLESAGLGDQSPDMPLSRTRSLPASLAAAQVGSDANAAIGASGSEATVAGVLHKWTNYSKGWRSRWFLLRNGVLSYAKIRRPETLSLLTPNDDVRLIGEISTHRLSQMDSGTGRRSNKPPKNVGIVHLKVNEKAWKEGSDRTVGTVFDLKNGSGKDSISSFRESKSDDRKFYIFTATKTLHLRTNSKSERAAWLQALVSTRSLFPHRSLNDNLSLVPTDLSVSTEGLKKRLLEEGTGEGVVQDCERIMLSEFSQLHGQLKVLCEERSNLLDTLRQFEAANYEAEASGIHDGEYQLTKHEFSSLGQGKYSECSTTESSDDIEKQEHEEVSDEDEMPFHDTQEYFTEPIISCGSMKGVVTNSNKQSDTQSQSNKGEETQTEKEVQDYKYPHVERRKELPTPVEKEKGVSLWSMIKDNVGKDLTRVCLPVYFNEPISSLQKCCEDLEYSYLLDRAYEYGKMGNSLQRVLNVAAFAVSGYASSVGRHCKPFNPLLGETYEANYPDKGIRFFSEKVSHHPTLIACHCEGRGWKFWADSNIRTKFWGRSIQLDPVGVLSLQFDDGEIFQWSKVTTSIYNLILGKVYCDHHGTMHIRGNCQHSCKLKFKEQSILDRNPHQVHGFVEDVMGQKVATLFGKWDESMHYVNGDGSGKLNPSDASLLWKSSKPPDVTRYNLTSFAMTLNELTPGLQLCLILDI, from the exons ATGCGGGTCAAAGAGATGCACCCGCTCTGCTGCATCACGCTCGAGAGCGCGGGTCTCGGCGACCAGTCGCCGGACATGCCTCTCTCGCGGACCCGGAGCCTTCCAGCGAGTCTGGCCGCGGCGCAGGTCGGATCTGACGCAAATGCCGCCATCGGGGCATCGGGATCTGAGGCCACCGTCGCCGGAGTCCTCCACAAGTGGACGAATTACAGCAAGGGGTGGAGATCCAGGTGGTTCCTCCTCCGCAACGGCGTCCTCTCCTACGCCAAGATACGACGACCCGAAACGCTGAGCCTGTTGACCCCAAACGACGACGTTCGACTCATTGGCGAGATCTCCACTCACCGACTTTCCCAGATGGACAGCGGGACCGGAAGGCGGAGCAACAAGCCCCCGAAAAACGTTGGAATCGTCCACCTCAAggtaaat gaaaaggCATGGAAAGAAGGCAGTGATCGGACGGTGGGGACGGTGTTTGATCTGAAAAATGGAAGTGGGAAGGATTCT ATCTCATCCTTCAGAGAAAGCAAGTCTGACGATCGGAAGTTTTACATATTTACTGCTACGAAGACCCTTCATTTAAGGACTAATTCAAAGAGCGAGCGGGCGGCTTGGCTACAAGCTTTGGTCTCAACTCGGAGTCTTTTTCCTCATAGATCCTTGAATGATAACCTCTCTCTTGTACCAACTGATTTATCTGTATCAACCGAAGGACTGAAAAAGCGCCTGCTTGAAGAAGGAACCGGTGAGGGTGTTGTACAGGATTGCGAGCGGATAATGCTCTCGGAATTCTCTCAATTACATGGACAGCTGAAGGTTCTATGTGAAGAACGATCAAATTTACTGGACACATTAAGGCAATTCGAG GCAGCCAATTATGAAGCTGAAGCCTCTGGAATTCATGATGGGGAATACCAATTGACGAAGCATGAGTTTTCTAGTTTGGGACAGGGAAAATATAGTG AGTGCAGCACAACTGAGTCATCTGACGATATTGAGAAACAAGAGCATGAGGAAGTGTCAGATGAAGACGAAATGCCATTTCATGACACACAAGAGTATTTCACTGAACCCATCATAAGTTGTGGGTCTATGAAAGGAGTGGTAACTAACAGTAATAAGCAAAGTGACACTCAAAGTCAATCTAATAAAGGTGAGGAGACACAAACTGAGAAGGAAGTTCAGGATTATAAATACCCACAcgttgaaagaagaaaagagcttCCCACTCCAGTTGAGAAGGAGAAAGGGGTCAGCCTTTGGTCTATGATTAAAGACAATGTGGGAAAGGATCTCACTCGAGTATGCCTTCCTGTGTACTTTAATGAGCCAATATCATCTCTTCAGAAGTGTTGTGAGGATTTGGAGTACTCGTATCTTTTGGACCGTGCATATGAGTATGGGAAAATG GGAAACAGTCTCCAAAGGGTTCTAAATGTTGCTGCATTTGCGGTTTCTGGATATGCATCATCTGTAGGGCGGCACTGCAAGCCATTCAATCCCTTGTTAGGGGAAACTTATGAAGCTAACTATCCTGATAAAGGAATTCGCTTCTTCTCCGAAAAG GTTAGTCACCATCCAACACTCATTGCCTGCCATTGTGAAGGTAGAGGGTGGAAGTTCTGGGCTGACAGCAATATCCGCACTAAATTTTGGGGGCGATCAATTCAGCTTGACCCTGTTGGAGTTCTGAGCTTGCAGTTTGATGATGGTGAAATTTTCCAGTGGAGCAAG GTCACAACAAGCATATATAATCTAATTCTTGGTAAAGTGTATTGTGATCACCATGGTACAATGCATATACGTGGTAATTGTCAGCATTCATGCAAACTGAAGTTCAAAGAGCAATCGATTCTTGACCGAAATCCTCACCAG GTCCATGGATTTGTGGAAGATGTCATGGGGCAAAAGGTTGCTACGTTATTTGGGAAGTGGGATGAAAGCATGCATTATGTTAATGGTGATGGGAGTGGCAAGTTAAATCCTTCAGATGCTTCGTTGTTGTGGAAAAGTAGTAAACCTCCTGATGTCACACGATACAACTTAACGTCATTCGCAATGACACTGAATGAACTAACACCTGGACTGCAG CTTTGTCTGATCCTGGATATTTGA
- the LOC126626043 gene encoding oxysterol-binding protein-related protein 2A-like isoform X6 codes for MRVKEMHPLCCITLESAGLGDQSPDMPLSRTRSLPASLAAAQVGSDANAAIGASGSEATVAGVLHKWTNYSKGWRSRWFLLRNGVLSYAKIRRPETLSLLTPNDDVRLIGEISTHRLSQMDSGTGRRSNKPPKNVGIVHLKVNISSFRESKSDDRKFYIFTATKTLHLRTNSKSERAAWLQALVSTRSLFPHRSLNDNLSLVPTDLSVSTEGLKKRLLEEGTGEGVVQDCERIMLSEFSQLHGQLKVLCEERSNLLDTLRQFEAANYEAEASGIHDGEYQLTKHEFSSLGQGKYSECSTTESSDDIEKQEHEEVSDEDEMPFHDTQEYFTEPIISCGSMKGVVTNSNKQSDTQSQSNKGEETQTEKEVQDYKYPHVERRKELPTPVEKEKGVSLWSMIKDNVGKDLTRVCLPVYFNEPISSLQKCCEDLEYSYLLDRAYEYGKMGNSLQRVLNVAAFAVSGYASSVGRHCKPFNPLLGETYEANYPDKGIRFFSEKVSHHPTLIACHCEGRGWKFWADSNIRTKFWGRSIQLDPVGVLSLQFDDGEIFQWSKVTTSIYNLILGKVYCDHHGTMHIRGNCQHSCKLKFKEQSILDRNPHQVHGFVEDVMGQKVATLFGKWDESMHYVNGDGSGKLNPSDASLLWKSSKPPDVTRYNLTSFAMTLNELTPGLQEKLPPTDSRLRPDQRHLENGEYEKANAEKQRLEKRQRMSRKLQENGWKPRWFEREGEGGPFRYVGGYWETRKQGKWDECPDIFGEFNEGLDDQTEGS; via the exons ATGCGGGTCAAAGAGATGCACCCGCTCTGCTGCATCACGCTCGAGAGCGCGGGTCTCGGCGACCAGTCGCCGGACATGCCTCTCTCGCGGACCCGGAGCCTTCCAGCGAGTCTGGCCGCGGCGCAGGTCGGATCTGACGCAAATGCCGCCATCGGGGCATCGGGATCTGAGGCCACCGTCGCCGGAGTCCTCCACAAGTGGACGAATTACAGCAAGGGGTGGAGATCCAGGTGGTTCCTCCTCCGCAACGGCGTCCTCTCCTACGCCAAGATACGACGACCCGAAACGCTGAGCCTGTTGACCCCAAACGACGACGTTCGACTCATTGGCGAGATCTCCACTCACCGACTTTCCCAGATGGACAGCGGGACCGGAAGGCGGAGCAACAAGCCCCCGAAAAACGTTGGAATCGTCCACCTCAAggtaaat ATCTCATCCTTCAGAGAAAGCAAGTCTGACGATCGGAAGTTTTACATATTTACTGCTACGAAGACCCTTCATTTAAGGACTAATTCAAAGAGCGAGCGGGCGGCTTGGCTACAAGCTTTGGTCTCAACTCGGAGTCTTTTTCCTCATAGATCCTTGAATGATAACCTCTCTCTTGTACCAACTGATTTATCTGTATCAACCGAAGGACTGAAAAAGCGCCTGCTTGAAGAAGGAACCGGTGAGGGTGTTGTACAGGATTGCGAGCGGATAATGCTCTCGGAATTCTCTCAATTACATGGACAGCTGAAGGTTCTATGTGAAGAACGATCAAATTTACTGGACACATTAAGGCAATTCGAG GCAGCCAATTATGAAGCTGAAGCCTCTGGAATTCATGATGGGGAATACCAATTGACGAAGCATGAGTTTTCTAGTTTGGGACAGGGAAAATATAGTG AGTGCAGCACAACTGAGTCATCTGACGATATTGAGAAACAAGAGCATGAGGAAGTGTCAGATGAAGACGAAATGCCATTTCATGACACACAAGAGTATTTCACTGAACCCATCATAAGTTGTGGGTCTATGAAAGGAGTGGTAACTAACAGTAATAAGCAAAGTGACACTCAAAGTCAATCTAATAAAGGTGAGGAGACACAAACTGAGAAGGAAGTTCAGGATTATAAATACCCACAcgttgaaagaagaaaagagcttCCCACTCCAGTTGAGAAGGAGAAAGGGGTCAGCCTTTGGTCTATGATTAAAGACAATGTGGGAAAGGATCTCACTCGAGTATGCCTTCCTGTGTACTTTAATGAGCCAATATCATCTCTTCAGAAGTGTTGTGAGGATTTGGAGTACTCGTATCTTTTGGACCGTGCATATGAGTATGGGAAAATG GGAAACAGTCTCCAAAGGGTTCTAAATGTTGCTGCATTTGCGGTTTCTGGATATGCATCATCTGTAGGGCGGCACTGCAAGCCATTCAATCCCTTGTTAGGGGAAACTTATGAAGCTAACTATCCTGATAAAGGAATTCGCTTCTTCTCCGAAAAG GTTAGTCACCATCCAACACTCATTGCCTGCCATTGTGAAGGTAGAGGGTGGAAGTTCTGGGCTGACAGCAATATCCGCACTAAATTTTGGGGGCGATCAATTCAGCTTGACCCTGTTGGAGTTCTGAGCTTGCAGTTTGATGATGGTGAAATTTTCCAGTGGAGCAAG GTCACAACAAGCATATATAATCTAATTCTTGGTAAAGTGTATTGTGATCACCATGGTACAATGCATATACGTGGTAATTGTCAGCATTCATGCAAACTGAAGTTCAAAGAGCAATCGATTCTTGACCGAAATCCTCACCAG GTCCATGGATTTGTGGAAGATGTCATGGGGCAAAAGGTTGCTACGTTATTTGGGAAGTGGGATGAAAGCATGCATTATGTTAATGGTGATGGGAGTGGCAAGTTAAATCCTTCAGATGCTTCGTTGTTGTGGAAAAGTAGTAAACCTCCTGATGTCACACGATACAACTTAACGTCATTCGCAATGACACTGAATGAACTAACACCTGGACTGCAG GAGAAGCTCCCACCCACTGATTCCAGGCTCAGGCCAGACCAACGGCATCTGGAGAATGGAGAGTACGAAAAGGCAAATGCAGAGAAACAGCGGCTGGAAAAAAGGCAAAGAATG TCGAGGAAACTACAAGAAAACGGGTGGAAACCCAGGTGGTTCGAGAGAGAAGGTGAAGGTGGACCTTTCCGCTATGTTGGTGGCTATTGGGAAACACGGAAGCAGGGAAAATGGGATGAATGCCCAGACATTTTTGGTGAATTTAACGAAGGCCTTGATGATCAAACAGAAGGGTCCTGA
- the LOC126626043 gene encoding oxysterol-binding protein-related protein 2A-like isoform X7 encodes MRVKEMHPLCCITLESAGLGDQSPDMPLSRTRSLPASLAAAQVGSDANAAIGASGSEATVAGVLHKWTNYSKGWRSRWFLLRNGVLSYAKIRRPETLSLLTPNDDVRLIGEISTHRLSQMDSGTGRRSNKPPKNVGIVHLKISSFRESKSDDRKFYIFTATKTLHLRTNSKSERAAWLQALVSTRSLFPHRSLNDNLSLVPTDLSVSTEGLKKRLLEEGTGEGVVQDCERIMLSEFSQLHGQLKVLCEERSNLLDTLRQFEAANYEAEASGIHDGEYQLTKHEFSSLGQGKYSECSTTESSDDIEKQEHEEVSDEDEMPFHDTQEYFTEPIISCGSMKGVVTNSNKQSDTQSQSNKGEETQTEKEVQDYKYPHVERRKELPTPVEKEKGVSLWSMIKDNVGKDLTRVCLPVYFNEPISSLQKCCEDLEYSYLLDRAYEYGKMGNSLQRVLNVAAFAVSGYASSVGRHCKPFNPLLGETYEANYPDKGIRFFSEKVSHHPTLIACHCEGRGWKFWADSNIRTKFWGRSIQLDPVGVLSLQFDDGEIFQWSKVTTSIYNLILGKVYCDHHGTMHIRGNCQHSCKLKFKEQSILDRNPHQVHGFVEDVMGQKVATLFGKWDESMHYVNGDGSGKLNPSDASLLWKSSKPPDVTRYNLTSFAMTLNELTPGLQEKLPPTDSRLRPDQRHLENGEYEKANAEKQRLEKRQRMSRKLQENGWKPRWFEREGEGGPFRYVGGYWETRKQGKWDECPDIFGEFNEGLDDQTEGS; translated from the exons ATGCGGGTCAAAGAGATGCACCCGCTCTGCTGCATCACGCTCGAGAGCGCGGGTCTCGGCGACCAGTCGCCGGACATGCCTCTCTCGCGGACCCGGAGCCTTCCAGCGAGTCTGGCCGCGGCGCAGGTCGGATCTGACGCAAATGCCGCCATCGGGGCATCGGGATCTGAGGCCACCGTCGCCGGAGTCCTCCACAAGTGGACGAATTACAGCAAGGGGTGGAGATCCAGGTGGTTCCTCCTCCGCAACGGCGTCCTCTCCTACGCCAAGATACGACGACCCGAAACGCTGAGCCTGTTGACCCCAAACGACGACGTTCGACTCATTGGCGAGATCTCCACTCACCGACTTTCCCAGATGGACAGCGGGACCGGAAGGCGGAGCAACAAGCCCCCGAAAAACGTTGGAATCGTCCACCTCAAg ATCTCATCCTTCAGAGAAAGCAAGTCTGACGATCGGAAGTTTTACATATTTACTGCTACGAAGACCCTTCATTTAAGGACTAATTCAAAGAGCGAGCGGGCGGCTTGGCTACAAGCTTTGGTCTCAACTCGGAGTCTTTTTCCTCATAGATCCTTGAATGATAACCTCTCTCTTGTACCAACTGATTTATCTGTATCAACCGAAGGACTGAAAAAGCGCCTGCTTGAAGAAGGAACCGGTGAGGGTGTTGTACAGGATTGCGAGCGGATAATGCTCTCGGAATTCTCTCAATTACATGGACAGCTGAAGGTTCTATGTGAAGAACGATCAAATTTACTGGACACATTAAGGCAATTCGAG GCAGCCAATTATGAAGCTGAAGCCTCTGGAATTCATGATGGGGAATACCAATTGACGAAGCATGAGTTTTCTAGTTTGGGACAGGGAAAATATAGTG AGTGCAGCACAACTGAGTCATCTGACGATATTGAGAAACAAGAGCATGAGGAAGTGTCAGATGAAGACGAAATGCCATTTCATGACACACAAGAGTATTTCACTGAACCCATCATAAGTTGTGGGTCTATGAAAGGAGTGGTAACTAACAGTAATAAGCAAAGTGACACTCAAAGTCAATCTAATAAAGGTGAGGAGACACAAACTGAGAAGGAAGTTCAGGATTATAAATACCCACAcgttgaaagaagaaaagagcttCCCACTCCAGTTGAGAAGGAGAAAGGGGTCAGCCTTTGGTCTATGATTAAAGACAATGTGGGAAAGGATCTCACTCGAGTATGCCTTCCTGTGTACTTTAATGAGCCAATATCATCTCTTCAGAAGTGTTGTGAGGATTTGGAGTACTCGTATCTTTTGGACCGTGCATATGAGTATGGGAAAATG GGAAACAGTCTCCAAAGGGTTCTAAATGTTGCTGCATTTGCGGTTTCTGGATATGCATCATCTGTAGGGCGGCACTGCAAGCCATTCAATCCCTTGTTAGGGGAAACTTATGAAGCTAACTATCCTGATAAAGGAATTCGCTTCTTCTCCGAAAAG GTTAGTCACCATCCAACACTCATTGCCTGCCATTGTGAAGGTAGAGGGTGGAAGTTCTGGGCTGACAGCAATATCCGCACTAAATTTTGGGGGCGATCAATTCAGCTTGACCCTGTTGGAGTTCTGAGCTTGCAGTTTGATGATGGTGAAATTTTCCAGTGGAGCAAG GTCACAACAAGCATATATAATCTAATTCTTGGTAAAGTGTATTGTGATCACCATGGTACAATGCATATACGTGGTAATTGTCAGCATTCATGCAAACTGAAGTTCAAAGAGCAATCGATTCTTGACCGAAATCCTCACCAG GTCCATGGATTTGTGGAAGATGTCATGGGGCAAAAGGTTGCTACGTTATTTGGGAAGTGGGATGAAAGCATGCATTATGTTAATGGTGATGGGAGTGGCAAGTTAAATCCTTCAGATGCTTCGTTGTTGTGGAAAAGTAGTAAACCTCCTGATGTCACACGATACAACTTAACGTCATTCGCAATGACACTGAATGAACTAACACCTGGACTGCAG GAGAAGCTCCCACCCACTGATTCCAGGCTCAGGCCAGACCAACGGCATCTGGAGAATGGAGAGTACGAAAAGGCAAATGCAGAGAAACAGCGGCTGGAAAAAAGGCAAAGAATG TCGAGGAAACTACAAGAAAACGGGTGGAAACCCAGGTGGTTCGAGAGAGAAGGTGAAGGTGGACCTTTCCGCTATGTTGGTGGCTATTGGGAAACACGGAAGCAGGGAAAATGGGATGAATGCCCAGACATTTTTGGTGAATTTAACGAAGGCCTTGATGATCAAACAGAAGGGTCCTGA
- the LOC126626043 gene encoding oxysterol-binding protein-related protein 2A-like isoform X3, translating into MRVKEMHPLCCITLESAGLGDQSPDMPLSRTRSLPASLAAAQVGSDANAAIGASGSEATVAGVLHKWTNYSKGWRSRWFLLRNGVLSYAKIRRPETLSLLTPNDDVRLIGEISTHRLSQMDSGTGRRSNKPPKNVGIVHLKVNEKAWKEGSDRTVGTVFDLKNGSGKDSISSFRESKSDDRKFYIFTATKTLHLRTNSKSERAAWLQALVSTRSLFPHRSLNDNLSLVPTDLSVSTEGLKKRLLEEGTGEGVVQDCERIMLSEFSQLHGQLKVLCEERSNLLDTLRQFEAANYEAEASGIHDGEYQLTKHEFSSLGQGKYSECSTTESSDDIEKQEHEEVSDEDEMPFHDTQEYFTEPIISCGSMKGVVTNSNKQSDTQSQSNKGEETQTEKEVQDYKYPHVERRKELPTPVEKEKGVSLWSMIKDNVGKDLTRVCLPVYFNEPISSLQKCCEDLEYSYLLDRAYEYGKMGNSLQRVLNVAAFAVSGYASSVGRHCKPFNPLLGETYEANYPDKGIRFFSEKVSHHPTLIACHCEGRGWKFWADSNIRTKFWGRSIQLDPVGVLSLQFDDGEIFQWSKVTTSIYNLILGKVYCDHHGTMHIRGNCQHSCKLKFKEQSILDRNPHQVHGFVEDVMGQKVATLFGKWDESMHYVNGDGSGKLNPSDASLLWKSSKPPDVTRYNLTSFAMTLNELTPGLQEKLPPTDSRLRPDQRHLENGEYEKANAEKQRLEKRQRMSRKLQENGWKPRWFEREGEGGPFRYVGGYWETRKQGKWDECPDIFGEFNEGLDDQTEGS; encoded by the exons ATGCGGGTCAAAGAGATGCACCCGCTCTGCTGCATCACGCTCGAGAGCGCGGGTCTCGGCGACCAGTCGCCGGACATGCCTCTCTCGCGGACCCGGAGCCTTCCAGCGAGTCTGGCCGCGGCGCAGGTCGGATCTGACGCAAATGCCGCCATCGGGGCATCGGGATCTGAGGCCACCGTCGCCGGAGTCCTCCACAAGTGGACGAATTACAGCAAGGGGTGGAGATCCAGGTGGTTCCTCCTCCGCAACGGCGTCCTCTCCTACGCCAAGATACGACGACCCGAAACGCTGAGCCTGTTGACCCCAAACGACGACGTTCGACTCATTGGCGAGATCTCCACTCACCGACTTTCCCAGATGGACAGCGGGACCGGAAGGCGGAGCAACAAGCCCCCGAAAAACGTTGGAATCGTCCACCTCAAggtaaat gaaaaggCATGGAAAGAAGGCAGTGATCGGACGGTGGGGACGGTGTTTGATCTGAAAAATGGAAGTGGGAAGGATTCT ATCTCATCCTTCAGAGAAAGCAAGTCTGACGATCGGAAGTTTTACATATTTACTGCTACGAAGACCCTTCATTTAAGGACTAATTCAAAGAGCGAGCGGGCGGCTTGGCTACAAGCTTTGGTCTCAACTCGGAGTCTTTTTCCTCATAGATCCTTGAATGATAACCTCTCTCTTGTACCAACTGATTTATCTGTATCAACCGAAGGACTGAAAAAGCGCCTGCTTGAAGAAGGAACCGGTGAGGGTGTTGTACAGGATTGCGAGCGGATAATGCTCTCGGAATTCTCTCAATTACATGGACAGCTGAAGGTTCTATGTGAAGAACGATCAAATTTACTGGACACATTAAGGCAATTCGAG GCAGCCAATTATGAAGCTGAAGCCTCTGGAATTCATGATGGGGAATACCAATTGACGAAGCATGAGTTTTCTAGTTTGGGACAGGGAAAATATAGTG AGTGCAGCACAACTGAGTCATCTGACGATATTGAGAAACAAGAGCATGAGGAAGTGTCAGATGAAGACGAAATGCCATTTCATGACACACAAGAGTATTTCACTGAACCCATCATAAGTTGTGGGTCTATGAAAGGAGTGGTAACTAACAGTAATAAGCAAAGTGACACTCAAAGTCAATCTAATAAAGGTGAGGAGACACAAACTGAGAAGGAAGTTCAGGATTATAAATACCCACAcgttgaaagaagaaaagagcttCCCACTCCAGTTGAGAAGGAGAAAGGGGTCAGCCTTTGGTCTATGATTAAAGACAATGTGGGAAAGGATCTCACTCGAGTATGCCTTCCTGTGTACTTTAATGAGCCAATATCATCTCTTCAGAAGTGTTGTGAGGATTTGGAGTACTCGTATCTTTTGGACCGTGCATATGAGTATGGGAAAATG GGAAACAGTCTCCAAAGGGTTCTAAATGTTGCTGCATTTGCGGTTTCTGGATATGCATCATCTGTAGGGCGGCACTGCAAGCCATTCAATCCCTTGTTAGGGGAAACTTATGAAGCTAACTATCCTGATAAAGGAATTCGCTTCTTCTCCGAAAAG GTTAGTCACCATCCAACACTCATTGCCTGCCATTGTGAAGGTAGAGGGTGGAAGTTCTGGGCTGACAGCAATATCCGCACTAAATTTTGGGGGCGATCAATTCAGCTTGACCCTGTTGGAGTTCTGAGCTTGCAGTTTGATGATGGTGAAATTTTCCAGTGGAGCAAG GTCACAACAAGCATATATAATCTAATTCTTGGTAAAGTGTATTGTGATCACCATGGTACAATGCATATACGTGGTAATTGTCAGCATTCATGCAAACTGAAGTTCAAAGAGCAATCGATTCTTGACCGAAATCCTCACCAG GTCCATGGATTTGTGGAAGATGTCATGGGGCAAAAGGTTGCTACGTTATTTGGGAAGTGGGATGAAAGCATGCATTATGTTAATGGTGATGGGAGTGGCAAGTTAAATCCTTCAGATGCTTCGTTGTTGTGGAAAAGTAGTAAACCTCCTGATGTCACACGATACAACTTAACGTCATTCGCAATGACACTGAATGAACTAACACCTGGACTGCAG GAGAAGCTCCCACCCACTGATTCCAGGCTCAGGCCAGACCAACGGCATCTGGAGAATGGAGAGTACGAAAAGGCAAATGCAGAGAAACAGCGGCTGGAAAAAAGGCAAAGAATG TCGAGGAAACTACAAGAAAACGGGTGGAAACCCAGGTGGTTCGAGAGAGAAGGTGAAGGTGGACCTTTCCGCTATGTTGGTGGCTATTGGGAAACACGGAAGCAGGGAAAATGGGATGAATGCCCAGACATTTTTGGTGAATTTAACGAAGGCCTTGATGATCAAACAGAAGGGTCCTGA